One window of the Populus nigra chromosome 4, ddPopNigr1.1, whole genome shotgun sequence genome contains the following:
- the LOC133691143 gene encoding uncharacterized protein LOC133691143 → MDECSPCPKDSYHSENTSPGVSSSTTSVHVTALDGIVNVNSLFTVAVFVGLSLTTPNQRSLENRISCDAGIDMAKNLLVFEVVSFSFFLFSSLVAQGLKLAINLLNSKDVDDAFRAHINLKVLRFGMMGSAIGSVMGCVFLMLSMVNVIQIRLGLLSCGSKSTVHAVTALVLLVSSALLVYISTAFYAFLHG, encoded by the exons ATGGATGA ATGTAGCCCATGTCCAAAAGACTCGTATCACAGCGAAAACACCAGTCCAGGAGTGTCCTCTTCAACAACCAGCGTGCATGTGACGGCCCTTGATGGCATAGTGAACGTCAACTCTCTTTTTACAGTCGCTGTCTTTGTTGGTCTCTCCCTTACAACCCCAAATCAACGCAGCCTCGAAAACCGCATCTCCTGCGATGCAGGCATTGACATGGCCAAGAATCTACTAGTCTTCGAGGTTGTGTCCTTCagtttcttcctcttctcttctctggTCGCACAAGGCCTGAAACTGGCTATCAATTTGTTGAACAGTAAAGACGTGGATGACGCTTTTAGAGCACACATTAATTTGAAGGTTTTGAGGTTCGGGATGATGGGATCGGCTATAGGGTCGGTCATGGGTTGTGTGTTCTTGATGCTGTCAATGGTTAATGTGATTCAGATTCGGCTGGGGCTGTTGTCTTGTGGGAGTAAGAGTACTGTCCATGCTGTGACTGCTCTGGTTCTTTTAGTCTCTTCTGCTCTCTTGGTCTATATTTCTACTGCTTTTTATGCTTTTCTCCACGGATAG
- the LOC133691673 gene encoding putative pentatricopeptide repeat-containing protein At5g59200, chloroplastic, which produces MNHSSSMLSPVAGCSALPPNSGTKPKNTPNRRRHFISLLQNCRHNNEIPPIHAKIIRNHHHQDPFVVFELLRVCSNLNSIGYASKIFSHTQNPNVYLYTALIDGLVLSCYYTDGIHLYYQMINSSLVPDSYALTSVLKACGCHLALKEGREVHSQVLKLGLSSNRSIRIKLIELYGKCGAFEDARRVFDEMPERDVVASTVMINYYFDHGLVHDATSVFSLIRIKDTVCWTAMINGLVRNGESNRALEVFRNMQREDVMPNEVTIVCVLSACSELGALQLGRWVRSYMDKHRIELNHFVGGALINMYSRCGDIDEAQRVFEQMKEKNVITYNSMIMGFALHGKSVEAIELFRGLIKQGFTPSSVTFVGVLNACSHGGLAELGFEIFHSMTKDYGIEPQIEHYGCMVDLLGRLGRLEEAYSFIRMMKVAPDHVMLGALLSACKIHGNLELAERVAKSLVACKNADSGTYILLSNAYSSSGKWKEAAEVRTNMREEGIEKEPGCSSIEVNNEIHEFLLGDLRHPQKEKIYKKLEELNQILRLEGYTPATEVVLHDIEKSEKEWALAIHSERLAICYGLISTKPLTTIRVVKNLRVCNDCHLTIKLISNITRRKIVVRDRNRFHHFENGVCSCGDYW; this is translated from the coding sequence ATGAATCATTCCAGTTCCATGTTATCTCCTGTTGCAGGGTGCTCAGCTTTGCCGCCAAACTCGGGTACGAAGCCCAAAAACACTCCAAACAGAAGAAGACACTTCATCTCTCTTCTACAAAATTGCAGACATAATAACGAAATCCCACCAATCCATGCTAAAATCATAAGGAACCACCATCACCAAGACCCCTTTGTTGTGTTCGAGCTGCTTCGTGTTTGCTCCAATCTAAACTCCATTGGTTACGCGTCCAAGATCTTCTCTCACACTCAAAACCCAAACGTCTATCTTTACACTGCTCTTATTGATGGGCTGGTGTTATCTTGCTATTACACTGACGGGATTCATTTATATTATCAAATGATCAATTCATCACTTGTGCCCGATAGCTATGCGCTCACTTCGGTTTTAAAAGCTTGTGGGTGCCACTTGGCTTTGAAAGAAGGTAGAGAGGTTCATTCCCAGGTCTTGAAACTGGGTTTAAGTTCAAATAGATCGATAAGAATTAAACTAATTGAACTTTATGGGAAATGCGGAGCTTTTGAAGACGCAAGGCGGGTTTTCGATGAAATGCCCGAAAGAGATGTTGTTGCGTCGACTGTCATGATAAACTATTACTTTGATCATGGGTTGGTTCATGACGCCACTAGTGTGTTTAGTTTGATCAGGATTAAGGATACGGTTTGTTGGACTGCGATGATTAATGGGCTGGTTAGGAATGGAGAGAGCAATAGAGCTCTAGAGGTGTTTAGAAATATGCAAAGGGAGGATGTCATGCCTAATGAAGTTACTATCGTTTGTGTTTTATCTGCTTGTTCGGAATTGGGTGCTTTGCAGCTTGGAAGATGGGTGCGCTCTTATATGGACAAGCATCGCATTGAGCTCAACCATTTTGTTGGGGGTGCTTTAATCAATATGTATTCCAGGTGCGGTGATATAGATGAGGCGCAAAGGGTTTTTGAACAAATGAAGGAGAAAAATGTCATCACATATAATTCTATGATAATGGGGTTTGCGCTGCACGGGAAGAGCGTTGAAGCCATTGAGTTGTTTAGGGGATTGATAAAGCAAGGTTTTACCCCAAGTAGTGTCACTTTTGTTGGAGTGTTGAATGCTTGTAGTCATGGGGGTTTGGCTGAGTTGGGATTCGAAATCTTCCACTCTATGACTAAAGATTATGGGATTGAACCACAAATTGAGCATTATGGGTGTATGGTTGATCTTCTTGGTCGCCTAGGTCGGCTTGAAGAGGCATACAGTTTTATTAGAATGATGAAAGTAGCACCTGATCATGTCATGCTAGGAGCTTTATTAAGTGCTTGTAAGATTCACGGGAACCTGGAATTAGCAGAACGGGTTGCAAAAAGTTTGGTGGCTTGCAAAAATGCAGATTCTGGAACTTATATTTTGCTATCAAATGCGTACTCTTCATCAGGGAAATGGAAAGAGGCTGCTGAAGTAAGAACAAATATGAGGGAGGAGGGAATAGAAAAGGAACCAGGGTGTAGTTCCATTGAAGTGAACAATGAAATTCACGAGTTCCTTCTGGGAGACCTCAGACACCCCCAAAAGGAAAAGATCTACAAAAAGTTGGAGGAGTTGAACCAAATATTAAGATTAGAAGGATATACTCCAGCAACAGAGGTTGTGCTGCATGATATTGAGAAATCAGAAAAAGAATGGGCTTTAGCAATACATAGTGAGAGGCTTGCTATCTGTTACGGACTAATCTCAACCAAACCATTGACTACAATAAGAGTTGTGAAAAATTTGAGGGTATGCAATGACTGTCACTTAACGATCAAGCTCATTTCAAATATTACAAGGAGAAAAATAGTGGTGAGGGATCGCAATAGATTTCACCATTTTGAAAATGGGGTTTGTTCTTGTGGGGACTATTGGTGA
- the LOC133691141 gene encoding LOW QUALITY PROTEIN: photosystem I reaction center subunit XI, chloroplastic-like (The sequence of the model RefSeq protein was modified relative to this genomic sequence to represent the inferred CDS: substituted 1 base at 1 genomic stop codon), whose translation MATAASPMASQLKSSFASSLARRLVIPTAIAGAPFRVSPSKRSFTVKAIQSEKPTYQVIXPINGDPFIGSLETPITSSPLIAWYLSNLPAYRTAVSPLLRGIEVGLAHGFLLVGPFVKAGPLRNTEYAGAAGSLAAGGLVAILSICLTMYGVASFTEGEPSTAPGLTLTGRKKEPDQLQTSDGWAKFSGGFFFGGISGVIWAYFLLYVINLPYYVK comes from the exons ATGGCTACTGCTGCTTCTCCAATGGCCAGCCAGCTCAAGAGCAGCTTTGCCTCATCTTTAGCAAGGAGGCTTGTCATTCCCACGGCCATAGCTGGAGCTCCATTTAGAGTTTCACCCAGCAAGAGAAGCTTCACTGTCAAAGCCATTCAATCAGAAAAG CCAACATACCAAGTGATATAACCAATCAATGGCGATCCCTTCATTGGAAGCCTTGAGACTCCCATCACATCAAGCCCACTGATTGCATGGTACCTGTCAAATCTGCCCGCCTACAGGACAGCAGTCAGCCCACTTCTCCGAGGAATCGAGGTTGGACTGGCCCATGGCTTCCTCCTGGTAGGACCATTTGTCAAGGCTGGTCCACTGAGGAACACAGAGTATGCAGGTGCAGCTGGATCTTTGGCTGCAGGTGGTCTAGTTGCGATACTAAGCATTTGCTTGACCATGTATGGAGTCGCATCATTCACTGAAGGAGAGCCATCCACTGCCCCGGGTCTAACCTTGACCGGAAGGAAGAAGGAGCCTGACCAGTTGCAAACTTCGGATGGATGGGCCAAGTTCAGTGGAGGATTCTTCTTTGGTGGAATTTCTGGTGTCATCTGGGCATATTTCCTTCTCTATGTCATTAACCTTCCTTACTATGTTAAGTAG
- the LOC133692744 gene encoding rhodanese-like domain-containing protein 4A, chloroplastic produces the protein MAIMESLSILLSSSPPIQNNPKTLKPATNSKPNSHLSKFTFSKESSLQNRLSLVSNKTTFSFTTIQLFTSLPCLASETLTSQTEQVSDKINLESILVSIDDFFNKNPFFVAGCTFIWLVVIPLTEEYLRKYKFVSAIDAFRKLRDNPDAQLLDIRDRRSVVALGSPNLKMFDKSVVQVEFPEGDDGGFVKNVLKNFQDPANTSLCILDNFDGDSMRVAELLFKNGFKEAYAIRGGVRGKKGWLEIQETLLPPSVHMKPKKKKKKAKVSQLGVNGGVTQRNDGEDGMPSSTSFPLEGSQSVDNGHVNKPMTSTPHVEIDFRSPYPKYPDLKPPSSPTPSKP, from the exons ATGGCGATCATGGAGTCTCTTTCCATTTTACTATCTTCTTCTCCACCCATCCAAAacaaccctaaaaccctaaaacctgCTACCAACTCCAAACCCAATTCTCATCTAAGCAAATTCACTTTTTCCAAAGAGTCTTCTCTCCAAAATCGTCTCTCACTTGTGTCAAATAAGACCACTTTCTCTTTCACTACCATTCAGCTCTTCACTTCTCTTCCTTGCCTAGCTTCTGAAACTCTAACCTCCCAAACTGAGCAAGTCTCAGACAAAATAAACTTGGAATCAATCTTGGTCTCCATTGATGACTTCTTCaacaaaaacccattttttGTTGCTGGCTGTACATTCATTTGGCTTGTAGTTATACCTCTTACTGAAGAGTACTTGAGAAAGTACAAGTTTGTCTCTGCCATTGATGCATTTAGGAAACTACGGGATAACCCGGATGCTCAGCTTTTGGATATTCGGGACAGGAGGAGCGTGGTCGCGCTGGGGTCTCCCAATTTGAAGATGTTCGATAAGAGTGTCGTTCAGGTTGAGTTCCCTGAGGGAGATGATGGCGGGTTTGTGAAGAATGTTTTGAAGAATTTTCAAGACCCAGCAAATACCAGCTTGTGTATTTTGGACAA TTTTGATGGTGATTCAATGAGAGTGGCTGAGTTGCTGTTCAAGAACGGATTCAAAGAGGCTTATGCAATCAGGGGCGGTGTCAGGGGCAAAAAGGGCTGGTTG GAAATACAGGAAACCCTTTTGCCACCTTCTGTACATATGAAGcctaagaagaagaaaaagaaggctAAAGTTTCACAACTTGGAGTTAATGGAGGAGTTACTCAGCGAAATGATGGTGAGGATGGCATGCCCTCTTCTACTAGTTTCCCTCTGGAAGGAAGCCAAAGTGTGGACAATGGGCATGTAAACAAGCCCATGACATCCACACCTCATGTGGAAATCGATTTCAGATCTCCTTACCCTAAG TACCCAGATTTGAAACCTCCATCTTCCCCAACGCCGTCAAAGCCATGA
- the LOC133692743 gene encoding FRIGIDA-like protein 3, which translates to MEDTEPVATLMDSTTSKIQQLQKAFAELESHRAVTLNLKWKELEEHFHGLERSLKRRFHELEDQEKQYQTKTRRAREILEKREAAVMAKEQASLEKLQEKQDAAVFAIANALQKHRKVSSAEPAVLPYDGQCESPTIDDQPPDAMTAESNLGEIIDPSENGNLEYPQLVKLCEQMDSEGLHKFISDNRKNLAVLKEEIPLALKAAVNPAQLVLDSLEDFYPKEVANVDGKKDSTLLGLRRTCIMLMECLSILLMYTDLISVSDLISEDVKDQAKAIAEEWKPKLDSLDVDANNGNSLEAHAFLQLLATFGIASDFDVEEISRLIPMVSRRRQAAELCRFLGLSERMPGVIEVLVNSGRQIDAVNLAFAFDLMEQFSPVPLLKSYLKEARKVASPGKPGNASPTTVQNDVNERELTALKAVIKCIEEHKLEEQYPVDPLQKRLHQLEKAKADKKRANEVAKPQPKRPRASGVGCGPRVTNNAPEKIFYPRVPDRYPQYVYDRPYIYSGPADNHVPPLMSSATYNFSPSHGNYFGNGYQYQTPYLH; encoded by the exons ATGGAAGATACTGAACCAGTTGCAACACTCATGGACTCTACAACGTCTAAGATACAGCAACTTCAGAAAGCATTTGCTGAACTTGAAAGTCACCGGGCTGTAACACTCAACCTGAAATGGAAAGAACTTGAGGAACATTTCCATGGGCTTGAAAGATCTTTGAAGAGGCGGTTTCATGAGTTGGAAGATCAAGAAAAGCAGTATCAAACCAAAACTAGGAGAGCCAGGGAAATATTAGAGAAGCGGGAAGCTGCTGTTATGGCCAAGGAACAAGCTTCATTGGAGAAGCTCCAAGAGAAACAAGATGCTGCTGTCTTTGCCATTGCGAATGCTCTACAGAAGCACAGGAAAGTATCATCTGCAGAACCTGCTGTGCTGCCTTATGATGGCCAATGTGAGTCACCAACTATTGATGACCAACCACCTGATGCCATGACTGCTGAAAGTAACCTAGGAGAAATAATAGATCCTTCTGAAAATGGAAATTTGGAGTATCCACAGTTAGTCAAACTATGTGAACAGATGGACTCAGAAGGACTGCACAAATTTATATCTGATAACCGTAAGAACCTTGCTGTCCTCAAGGAGGAAATCCCACTTGCTTTGAAGGCTGCAGTAAACCCAGCCCAGTTGGTGTTGGACTCTCTTGAAGATTTCTACCCCAAGGAAGTGGCAAATGTTGATGGAAAGAAAGATTCAACCTTATTGGGTCTCCGCCGAACCTGTATCATGTTGATGGAATGCCTTAGCATTTTGCTAATGTATACAGATCTCATTTCTGTATCTGACTTAATTTCAGAAGATGTTAAAGATCAGGCAAAGGCAATTGCTGAAGAGTGGAAGCCAAAATTGGACTCTTTGGATGTGGATGCTAACAACGGGAACTCCTTGGAGGCACATGCCTTTTTGCAACTTCTGGCCACATTTGGGATTGCTTCTGATTTTGATGTGGAAGAAATATCCAGGCTAATACCAATGGTTTCTCGTCGTCGCCAAGCAGCAGAACTATGTCGATTTCTTGGGCTATCAGAGAGAATGCCAG GTGTAATTGAAGTACTGGTGAATAGTGGAAGGCAAATCGATGCAGTTAACTTGGCTTTTGCTTTTGACTTGATGGAACAGTTCTCACCAGTACCTCTACTGAAATCATACTTGAAGGAGGCGAGAAAAGTTGCTTCACCAGGCAAGCCTGGAAATGCATCTCCCACCACTGTGCAG AATGATGTCAATGAACGAGAGCTGACTGCCCTCAAGGCTGTGATCAAATGCATTGAAGAGCATAAACTTGAGGAGCAGTATCCTGTGGATCCCCTCCAAAAGCGCCTTCATCAGCTAGAGAAGGCCAAGGCAGACAAGAAGAGGGCAAATGAAGTTGCCAAGCCTCAACCCAAGAGACCTCGTGCCAGCGGTGTCGGATGTGGGCCCCGCGTCACTAACAATGCTCCTGAGAAGATTTTCTATCCCAGAGTACCTGATAGGTACCCACAGTACGTGTATGACAGACCATATATTTACTCTGGACCCGCTGACAACCATGTTCCCCCACTCATGAGTTCTGCGACTTACAACTTCTCTCCCAGTCATGGCAACTACTTTGGAAATGGCTACCAGTATCAGACCCCGTATCTTCACTAG
- the LOC133692424 gene encoding probably inactive leucine-rich repeat receptor-like protein kinase At5g48380 — MLISRVFKVVLVSCLWLLLSCSLSYGTDTDIACLKSIKDSLKDTRNYLNSSWNFENATEGFICTFLGVECWHPNENRVLNIRLPDMGLKGRFPLGLTNCTSMTGIDLSSNELFGSIPQNISKIVAFATSLDLSSNNFSGEIPSGLANCSFLNILKLDHNKLTGQIPGQIGFLERLKTFSVANNLLSGPIPSSFSSTILTEENFANNPGLCGKPLSPCPSISKKTNTGIIAGAAIGGVTIAAIGVAIGMFFYYRRMSMMRKLKKDDDPEGNKWAKSLKGVKGIKVSMFEKSVSKMKMSDLLKATNNFHKENIIGTGRTGAVYKAVLEDGTPLMVKRLQDTQHSEKEFVSEMATLGSVKHSNLVPLLGYCVADKERFLVYKHMPNGTLYDHIHIADESRKPMEWPLRLKIGIRAAKGFAWLHHYCNPRIIHRNISSKCILLDADFEPKISDFGLARLMNPIDTHLSTFVNGEFGDLGYVAPEYARTLVATPKGDVYSFGTVLLELVTGEKPTHVAKAPASFKGSLVEWITQLSSNSQLKDAVDKSLAGMGVDNEIFQFLKVACNCVLPTPKERPTMFEVYQLLRAIGEQYHFTTEDEILMPSDASGADYMEELIVSREGRENY, encoded by the exons ATGTTGATCAGTCGAGTTTTTAAGGTAGTTCTTGTTAGTTGCCTTTGGTTATTGCTTAGCTGTAGTCTGAGCTATGGCACCGACACTGATATTGCTTGCTTGAAGAGCATAAAAGATTCTCTTAAAGATACTCGTAATTACTTGAACTCTTCATGGAACTTTGAGAACGCTACCGAAGGATTCATCTGTACCTTTCTGGGGGTGGAATGTTGGCATCCTAATGAGAATAGGGTCTTGAACATCCGACTTCCGGATATGGGTCTCAAGGGCAGGTTCCCTCTTGGTCTTACAAATTGCACCTCCATGACGGGCATAGATCTCTCTAGCAACGAGCTCTTTGGATCAATTCCACAAAATATCTCTAAAATAGTTGCTTTTGCCACGTCTCTCGACCTCTCTTCCAACAATTTCTCGGGGGAAATTCCATCAGGTCTTGCAAACTGTTCCTTTCTGAATATCCTTAAGCTCGACCACAACAAGTTGACAGGCCAGATTCCTGGACAAATTGGGTTTCTAGAGCGCTTGAAAACTTTTAGTGTAGCTAATAATCTTTTGTCTGGGCCAATCCCAAGTTCTTTCAGTTCCACTATCTTGACCGAAGAAAATTTTGCAAACAATCCAGGACTCTGTGGGAAGCCTCTTAGCCCTTGCCCGTCCATTTCAAAGAAAACCAACACTGGAATTATTGCTGGAGCAGCAATTGGCGGGGTTACCATTGCAGCAATAGGTGTGGCAATTGGTATGTTCTTTTATTACCGTAGAATGTCTATGATGAGGAAGCTGAAGAAGGATGATGATCCCGAGGGGAATAAATGGGCTAAGAGTTTAAAGGGAGTAAAAGGCATCAAG GTTTCCATGTTTGAGAAATCAGTTTCTAAAATGAAAATGAGTGATCTCTTGAAGGCTACCAATAACTTCCACAAAGAGAATATCATCGGGACAGGAAGAACAGGGGCTGTGTACAAAGCAGTGCTAGAGGATGGGACTCCTCTTATGGTTAAGAGATTGCAGGATACTCAGCACTCGGAAAAAGAATTTGTATCTGAAATGGCTACTCTGGGGAGTGTGAAACATTCTAATTTGGTTCCTCTTTTAGGTTACTGCGTGGCTGATAAGGAAAGGTTTCTGGTTTATAAGCATATGCCAAATGGCACTCTCTATGATCACATACATATTGCAGATGAAAGCAGGAAGCCAATGGAATGGCCTCTGAGACTCAAAATTGGTATAAGGGCAGCAAAAGGATTTGCATGGCTCCATCATTACTGTAACCCTCGCATCATCCACCGAAACATAAGTTCCAAGTGCATCTTGTTGGACGCTGATTTTGAGCCGAAAATTTCTGATTTTGGACTGGCCAGGCTAATGAATCCAATTGATACACATTTGAGTACATTTGTGAATGGAGAATTTGGGGATTTGGGTTATGTTGCTCCAGAGTATGCAAGAACTTTGGTGGCCACTCCAAAAGGGGATGTCTACAGCTTTGGAACTGTGCTGCTTGAGCTGGTGACAGGGGAGAAACCTACCCATGTGGCTAAAGCTCCTGCAAGCTTCAAGGGGAGTCTGGTTGAATGGATCACACAGCTTTCAAGCAATTCTCAACTTAAAGATGCTGTAGACAAATCTTTGGCGGGGATGGGTGTTGATAATGAGATTTTCCAGTTCCTTAAAGTTGCATGCAATTGTGTATTGCCAACGCCCAAAGAGAGGCCCACTATGTTCGAAGTATATCAGCTTCTAAGGGCAATTGGGGAGCAATACCATTTTACCACTGAGGATGAGATTCTGATGCCTTCAGATGCTAGTGGCGCTGATTATATGGAGGAACTTATTGTTTCTCGAGAAGGAAGGGAAAATTATTAG